Sequence from the Eurosta solidaginis isolate ZX-2024a chromosome X, ASM4086904v1, whole genome shotgun sequence genome:
caaaataaaataaaataaaataaaacaaaataaaataaaataaaacataataaaataaaaccaaataaaataaaataaccgaGTCATTCGGTAACCACAAACGCGGCATCACCTGGACAACGCATGAAATGGACTAAAGAAATTAATGAGCACATAATGCGAAGCTACTATATAATTACTTTTAGTAAGCACGAAACAAGCAAAAGTGGATACCGAACGAAACTACACGAATCTTTTCAAAAGGCTTTCCCAGATGATCAAGTTTCAGTTCAAAGGATAGGCGATCAACGAAGTGCAATAgtaagaaataaatatatatgtatcagGAGGCTGAATGAACTTAAACAAGAAGCGATGAATGAATTAACTACAGAGGCTGCAGCCATCAGGCCACGTAAAACTGCATAGTTAATAATACGATCGAAAATATAGGCACGGAGGAATCAAATCAAATGGAAGCCGTCGTTAATgttattgttgaaaataagaGCACGAAAGTTTTAAAAATTGAGTTCCAAAGCGCTCTGCTAGAGTTTTATGGTACGGACCCACTACTAAGACCAAATTTACTCAGGCAGAAAGCCACAAAGAATTTGGCGATTGTTGTTGTATGCATAAACAACGAAATCCTTCCAGCGTACATACAACAAAATGGAAATTCATTTGAAGAACTTCAGACCGCAATATATGCAGCTGCAGCAGCAATAATTCGTTCCACTGGCGGCAGGCTAGTCCGCCGAAAAGCATACGGTAAGCCTAAGTCCTACACCCAACCTTGTCAACATAGGCTgcttaatcaaataaaaaaagctaagGGCTGACCTCGGTCGACTTACGCAATACATAAAGGGCAATCGCTCTAGAAAAGTTCTGAAACGGCTTGAAGGTTTCAAAGTCCAGTATAAGACGCACTCCAGACAAGATCCATCAAACGGCACAATGGTGCAATATCTAGACACTCTACGACAAAAACTAGCCGTTCAATCGAGCCGCCTGCGAAAATATCTACTCTCAGAAAAGAGGAGGACTGAAAACAAGTCCTTGCAAAATAATGAGAGAGTATTCTACAGGAAACTTAGAGAAAACCAAATTAATCAAAATACTGACCCACCAAATATTCATCGAGTAGGGGCATATTGGCGGTCCATATGGTCGGTCGTTAGCGAGCATGCCAAAAACACCCCGTGGATTGAACGTAGTAGGATGGAAAACCTAAGCGAGATGAGCAGCATAGCCTTAAACGAAGAAGATGTGAGAAAAGCAGTGCGAAACGCACATAATTGGATATCCCCAGGACCAGGCGGTATCCATAACTTCTCTACAACAACACGTTGTGCATTAGCTCACCACTATACAACTTTCCTGCAAACAGGATTAATTATCCCAGCATTTTTAACGAAAGGCCAAACATATCTACTTCAAAATGACCCAAAAAATACAGAAAACCCATCCAAGTATAGCCCAATTGCATGTCTCTGTACGCTGTACAAGGTATTAGCATCCAGCTTGGCCGATAAAATCTACCACCACATCGAGGCCAATGAAATCATGTACAGCGAACAAAAAGGGTGTACAAAAATAAGCAAAGGTTGTAAGGAGCAGCTCATCATTGACTCGGTTGTTATGGAACAAGCATATCACAAGCAAAGGAATATCTATACCGCCTATATTGACTTTGATAAAGCTTTCGACAGCGTCCCACACTCCTGGCTGCTATAAGTACTAGACATATATAAGATAGCACCAAACATTAAGAAATTGCTGCGCCATCTCTCCTCCTTGtgggaaattaaattaaatataagtcAAAGAAACGGCCTCATAAAATCGTCTCCTATACCTATTAAAAGAGGAATTTTTCAGGGACACTAAGTCCACTATGGTTCTACCTCGCTTTAAACCCATTATCAACCATCCTAAAAGAAACCAACTATGGGTTTACCATTAAATCCCCACATCTGATGCATTACAAACTGCCACACCTGCTATATATGGATGACATTAAGCTGTATGGCGAAAACGAGCGTCAAATAAACACACTGCTGGAGCTTACAGAGAATTTTTCTAATGATATTAGAATGCCATTTGTAATTTATAAACACCGCAGACTGAGTGTAGAAAACGGGAGACCTGTACTGTGAAACTTTCAGCTATGCGATGGCCAGACTATAAACGGCATGTCTGAAAGTGAATGTTACATGAATACATGGATAGTGTCAGGAGCTTACTTAAGTCATGCTTAAATGGAAACAACCTTTATAAAGCCATTAATACATACGCGATCCCTGTACTCACATACACTTTCGGAACAATCAAATGGTCGGACACAGAGTAGGAGGGCGTGAAAAGAGCAACAAGCACGCTGCTAACAAAACTTGGTGCGCATCATCCTAAATCTGTGATAGAATGCCTCTACTTGCCACGCCAGGATGATGGCCGAGGCATGGTAGATATAAAACATCTGCACAAGAAATGTGTTTATAAGCTACGCATATACTTCCAAAACCAACACAGCCCCCTCTTAGAAACGATATGCAAGGCGGATTTGAAGTATTCCCCACTAAACCTGCATGATGTTACGACGCACGAGCTCTCCTCCGATCGAGAGCACATACAGTCTCTGATACAAGAGTGCAAAATTAAAGCTATTCATGGAAGACATGCATATGCTCTGGAACATGCAGAAGTGGACAAATCAGCATCCAATGAGTAGTTATGTCACTCTGGTATTTACGCTGAAACCGAGGGGTTCATGCTGGCCATCCAAGACCAGGTTATTGCAACAAGGAACCACTGCAATTATATAATGCGAGCTCTTATTGAAAATGATAATTGTAGACGATGCCAAAGACATCCCGAAACAATTCACCACATAACCGGTGAATGTGTCACATTGGCGGCTACCGAATGTTTAACAAGGCATAATCAGGTAGGAAAGATCGTACATCAAACACTAGCTCTGCGTTGTGATCTAATTACAGCGGAATGCCCATACTACACATATACCCCAGAGGCAACGCTAGAAAACAGCGCTTTCAAAATGTATTGGGACCGGCCTATTCTAACAGATCGTACCATGCCACATAACCGACCTGATATAATGATCGTAAATAAGCAGGAGAATCAGGCTTACGTAACAGACATAGGTGTTCCAAATACACACAACCTATAGGAGTGCTATGCGGAGAAGCTCAGAAAATTCAAAGTCTGGCACACGAAATTAAGGAGatgtgaaccagaacatcatctgtcgggtaccgctaatttatttatatatgtaataccacgaacagtattcctgccaagattccaagggcttctgattgcagaactttttcatttttttctacttaatatggtaggggtcacacccatttttcaaagtttttctaaagttattttttgcgtcaataaaccaatcaaattaccatgtttcatcccttttttcatatttggtatagaattatggcatttttttcatttttcgtaattttagatttcgaaaaactgggcgcggttatagtcggatttcggccattttttgtaccaagataaagtgagttcagataagtacgcgaactgagtttagtaaagatatatcgggttttgctcaagttatagttttaccggccgagcggaaggacagacggtcgactgtgtataaaaactgggcgtggcttcaaccggtttcgcccattttcacagaaaacagttaccgtcatagaatatatgcctctaccaaatttcagaaatattggtgaatttttgttctacttatggcattaaaagtattctagacaaactaaatgaaaaagggcggagccaggcccattttgaaattttcttttatttttgtgctttgttgcaccatatcattactggaattgaatgttgacataatttacttatatacagtaaagatattaaattttttgttaaaatttgacttttaaaaaaaatatttttttaaaagtgggcgtggtctcacCGAAAAGCGACGAgcgataaagaagaaaaaaataaaataaaataaaacaaaataaaataaaataaaacaaaataaaataaaattaaattaaataaaataaaataaaataaaacaaaataaaataaaatcaacttaaaataaaataaaatgaattaaaataaaataaaataaaaataaaataaaacaagtaaggaaggttaagttcgggtgtaaccgaacattacatactcagttgagagctatggtgacaacataagggaaaataaccatgtaggaaaatgaaccgagggaaaccctggaatgtgtttgtatgacatgtgtatcaaatgaaaggcattaaagagtattttatgagggagttctataggtagacgccactaaggcggttaagcgccaatcagTGATGTACGCATATACGTACTTATATATAATTAGTATGTGAGGGAGGTGAATGTCACACAGTTATAAATTGCATATTGTTGTTGAACAATGTTTCATATaattacgtacatatgtgcataatTCCAGTTGTGAGTTTGTCACatacaatttattatttatttcattataacaATTATTTTCGTCGACACTAATGGCTAGCAAAGGCtattattaaaataacaaaatatgtcttcATAAATAAGTTATGTAACTAAATGTGTATGAATTCATCTTCATTTACTTACTTTCAAAATGGCTGCTAGCTTTGTCTGAAAATCAACTTACGCATGATAGTGATTGATGGCCATGGATGTAAGCTTAATTATGTCAAAATAACACTTCGGTTAAAAAGTAGTTattaatatcgcgagttaatatcgagctcaagtcctaacaataattattttatcattattattgttataacatattttttcttaattcaaaaaattttaaattagaatagaagaaagaaaaaaatttagacaactgccaaagctcgttgtatagatccatttcgggaactgctaaattcctttatcggcaacgtttaggcgccgctgctataaccattcagccatcacagcggttttttgtttgtcttcattattcctacttcaattctggttcttgccaattgatattcacagcactgcgacatctgttacagaatagttgtgaaattggactttgtttatggcgatgatgccatagtgtcatattttattgacactttttccccgtgctctgggatgtattaacaatttttgttgttatatcggcctactgatttgtaatatcgcgagttaatatcgagctcaaggcctaacaataattattttatcattattattgttataacatattttttcttaattgaaaaaattttaaattagaatagaagaaagaaacaaatttagacaactgccaaagctcgttgtatagatccatttcgggaactgctaaattccttcatcggcaacgtttaggcgccgctgctataaccattcagccatcacagcggttttttgtttgtcttcattattcctacttcaattctggttcttgccaattgatattcacagcactgcgacatctgttacagaatagttgtgaaattggactttgtttatggcgatgatgccatagtgtcatattttattgacactttttccccgtgctctgggatgtattaaccatttttgttgttatatcggcctactgatttgtaatatcgcgagttaatatcgagctcaaggcctaacaataattattttatcattattattgttataacatattttttcttaattgaaaaaattttaaattagaatagaagaaagaaaaaaatttagacaactgccaaagctcgttgtatagatccatttctggaactgctaaattccttcatcggcaacgtttaggcgccgctgctataaccattcagccatcacagcggttttttgtttgtcttcattattcctacttcaattctggttcttgccaattgatattcacagcactgcgacatctgttacagaatagttgtgaaattggactttgtttatggcgatgatgccatagtgtcatattttattgacactttttccccgtgctctgggatgtattaacaatttttgttgttatatcggcctactgatttgtaatatcgcgagttaatatcgagctcaaggcctaacaataattattttatcattattattgttataacatattttttcttaattgaaaaaattttaaattagaatagaagaaagaaaaaaatttagacaactgccaaagctcgttgtatagatccatttcgggaactgctaaattccttcatcggccaatttcacaactattctgtaattcggcgcccaaagtgagcaacactggcgacgatcggtaaaatgtcggatcggccagcttcatgaactggaatggggccgctaccgacgggtccagatttgccgtggggtttaacctggcataatttgctattacggtggcttgggtagtgatctttcccgctaccccatacttccctcaaagaacgacggtgcacctcgaaagacgtgcggtattgttacgctccaggtgtatatccttgcacagattggcatcgataatgctggtgggagcgcaggcatctaacagggcgcggaccaggtgtaaacgacctcctgcctcaattcggactatggctgtcggcACGATGGCTATAAATGCTCGAGTTGTAGTCGGTGCCGCTAAATTGTTCCGGAGTCTACCACTCCTGAAGCCAGTGGGGGTTTTTTGTTGCCTCACGAGAGCTCGATGGTTGTTGCGCATCTTATTAGGGGCCGCCCTCCCAGTGAActgtcgtgacgagcgggacggacgcggttccgcgtcgtcacgcagtttaccagtagggcggtgcgatgggcggaaaggacgtgtctccgcgccatccccgattTGTAAGCGCGCGAAAGCGCCGTGCATAGGCGGTTCTCGGGTCTCTCGTGACGTAGTGGTGGCCGGAATCTCGGCGTTTCTAAGCTGCCCGATTGGGCTACCTCTACTGCATTGGCCAGCCTCTCTTCTTTCTCTTCCTCCTGGACTTACTGGGCCCATTATTTCGTTTGCTCCGTGACATGGATGGAGAGGACCCCATCCGAGATCGCATCGTCGTCGTCGTGCTTGCTTTGAGGTGGCGACGGCTGATCCTCGTCCATATGTAGCATCGTGTGATGTCGTTCACTGCAACGTCGGCATCGGTCTTGGCTGGGGCATATTTCCAGGCGGTGGAACGGGGATAGGCAGTTGGGACAATAGCGATGAATGAGTACTGCACGTAGTCGCTCCTCAGTCGACATACCATGGTAGATTGGGCACAATCGCACTCCGTGCGGTTTGGTGCACAGACGGCAAGCGATGGTGAATGCATTGGGGCGTGCCTCGGTTTTGGAGCGTTTGAATGCAAATCCAGGCATGGCTGGAAATGGTAGCGTTTAGTAATATCGCTGCACCGGTTGGTTGGGTGGCTAATGGCCGGAGACCAGGGCTCGATTCTGGCTGACAtattggttggcgtactcgggataagggaTTCATGTGGAATGCATATGGTATCACGGTAAACCCGTGTGTTGTCACAgctccttgtaattgccctacaaaaatttggtcataaaacttacccgacgcccatgcaaatgtggctatgaatataacctatgaatgactgtaaaatgactagtcaaatgacgtcgtgcagataaaatgtgcgacagatgtaaagaggcctttattcgctgtctgggaacactttttttgttgatttgggccatgttgtgtgagaatcacaaattgtggtgtgtttgttgatttcaacacatccTGGCGGAaatagcctacactatcgagtgtggtaatttgtagagctgtcagctgctcACTCTTCCAATCATTGGAATGAGACAGCTGTGCCGTGCTGCCCATTGCAGTGTAATGATAAATAATGGTCATGTCAAGCAATTATTTAGGGACAGCTCGCGTCTGAGTCATGACGCGACATAAAATTTATagtcttttctaaagttttaATATCTCCTTTGTTTGTAGTATCTATGGCATTTTTGTCCTCGAGCACTTTCACGACATGAGTTCTGACGCGACCTCAACGCTGATAATTATTTctggaaatttttcatttttttttttttttgttttgggttttCCCATAAAGTTGATTTTGTTGAATtactatttcataaaaaatgtctGACCCttcctttaattattttatcaatCTAAAAGATTGTATTGTAATCTCCCATTAGCTCTTCCACCGTTAAGTTTACGCTACTAAACAACGTTGAAAGGCTTGAAAATAATAATGGCAAACTGATTAAAGGAAAATaactattttgcttatttttttttaatgtttttttttgtttttgataaaagGAAGCCCATGATAAACAAACCAGAGCGCGCCTTCTTATCTAGGTCTATATTTTCGCTATTATATATATGCATTCTGATTTTGTTCACGGACTAACACTCGGGAGTGTTGGATCTGAGTTGTGATACCCTTTGGATCGCGTGCAATGTTCTTACTGCGTAAGAACCGAAaacaaagcaaatgtcatcgagtggcaaccttgtttcgttcattcaaaatgacattcattcatggaaatgagtatagagacatttttgaatgaattttcattatgAAGAAAAACTTGTAATGGTAAGTACATTGGTATCGTTCCCGTTTTATAATTCTGCAAAAATTATTCAATCtcctttcctttttatttactctTTATTTTCAGGTACCCTGCTACAACTTGGGTGGTTTGCTGGCACCACCTAAGTGCAAAAATATTGGTTGTTGTGGACCAGGTGGACTTCTTTGGTAATAAACTGGTTAGGACATGGAAAGCCAATTCTGGAAGTTATTCGCTATATCTAGCGCAATAAAACTGGTGCTTGTACCTGCTCTCCATTCCACAGATTTCGAAGTACATCGCAATCGGTTGGCTATAACACATTCTCTACCTTTCAATCAATGGTATTATGATTCGACAAGCGAATGGACACTCGATTCTCCacctttattttcttattttgaatGGATACTAGCGAAAGTGGCACATTATGTGGATCCTTAAATGCTGATTGTTACAAATCTTAATTATGCATCAACGGCaactatatacatattttcaaCGCGGAACAGAAATATTTGTGGAGTTGATGTCCGCATTCGGTGTGGTACGATGTCTGCAAATTTTAAATGTACCCAAGAAGTCACAGCGCCACTTTGCTGCAGAGCTTCTCATGCTATACAATGTGGGTTTGATTTTTGTGGATCATATTCATTTTCAATATAATGGGCCTCTTTCTATTCGGTATATTGCTTCTGAGTATTAGCTACTTGCTGGAGGAGCGTTATTTGGTTTCAGCATTCATATTTGCAACGCTACTCTATTTTAAGCACATATTTTTGTATATGGCGCCGGCATTAGCTGTTTATTTCCTGAAATTTTACTGTTTCCAAAGCAGGCGTAATCCAGTTGTTTGTGTTGGTAAAAGGTGGTTGGTTTCACGCCTTTTGTTGCTTCATTTGGTCCTTTCTACAGACAATTGCCGTAGGTTTTAAGTCGTTTATTTCCATTTAAGCGGGGCCTAACCCATGCATGATGGGCGCCAACTTTTGGGCACTTTACAATACAGCCGATAAAGTTGTACAACTGATTTTGGCTACAACGAAGAGCCGATCAAAATCAATTTGTTACGAGCCGTCGTTATCTGTTCATGCGCTTCCTTCATGTTTGGCTGGCACGTTTACGAAAAGGCTATACTCATGTGCCTCGTACCACTCTGTATTAACCTGCAGAGATGAAATATGGCTCTTCTATTTTGGTGattagaaatatcaaaataatgcATAGTCACGaaaggaattttttataaagagcAATTGCCACGGTGAAGGCTAGTCGAAGGCCATACAAATGCGGCAGTAAATTTAAGATCTTCCGTCAACTTGAACGTCCTGCGGAATTGGAACGTTTAATTAACGAATTGTCGCGTAAAACtggttggtaaaatttacaatgagctGGTTCGTGTTGATGTGATTTAGTAAATACTTATTAATTAAAAGGTTGTTTTGTTGTTATGAAAATAAGATTTGTTGTTAAGAATGCAAGTAAATCTTCCGCTCGTCTTGGGATCCTAATTCATACggaaacaaacaaacaaagaaGAACACCTATGCTAGTACAAACAACTAAAGGCGGAAGCATTCCATATCTAAGTAGCGAAGTATTTGGATATATCACCCAAGAAGCTTCGACGTTGCTATTGTCATTCTCAACCATTGAACGTATGACAGAATCAAAACTGCTGTACCATAGCTTACTTGGAAGCTATGTGGGGTATCCTGATCCAGATACTTTAACAATGCTGATTATACGAGATCCTTGTGAGATCACACCGAGTGGGCATAATGACAAAGATATAGTACCGCTATTTACTATACACGGAAAGGAGACACTGGACGCCAAAAGTTACATGAAATATATGGAAAGGTGGAGACCAGATATATATCAAGGCCTCTGTGATGCTGATACAAATTTACAAGGTTCTAAAGGGCGTTTAGTAAAAAGTGTTGAACACAACCAAAAATTTATGGATATATGTTGTGAACTACATAAAAACTCCAAAGTTCTACGAAATAACACATTATTCGTGCCAATCGTTGGTGGATATAGTACGTTTGCGCGTTCCGATTCTATTAAACATGCTAAAGCGAAAGGGGATCAGCATAGCTTTGTTGGAGGCTACATTTTTGAAGGTTTTCATAACTATGGTTTAAGCGCCACAGAAGTAGATACTAATCAATTAATTACAATTATGAAACATTGCTTAAATGAACTGCCGATTGATAAACCAAAAATGTTGCCAGGCGCTTATACGCCTCCTGTTATCTTGGAACTTATTGCGCTGGGTGTGGATATTTTGATACAACCATGTAAACCAATGGATGCGATGGAACATTTTACAAGCTGTGTTCTTTTCATCACCTGTGTTAACAGCAATAGGTTGTGGCAACATTGTGCCCGTAACAATGGGTGGACGcgtcttttgcatttgctttgcGCTGGTTGGTATTCCATTTACACTTACCATCATCGCAGATTGGGGTCGTCTCTTTGCCACAGCCGTCTCTGTAATGGGCAACTACATGCCAAAAGTGCCGAATTTCAGCAACCTTATTGGCAAGACATGGTTTTATGCGATTTTGGCGGTTGGATTTTTGGGTGTCTATTTGTCTGCTGGCGCCTGGCTGTTGCTGCTCTCGGAGGACGACATATGAGTATCATGCTGTATCTACCAGTTCTATCAGAATACAAGCAACCCGATGATTGGAATTAATTTATGATGGTAAGTAGGTAGTAATGATAGCTAAATCACCTTAATTTCAAATCAGTTAATTTAAAGgtgaaacaacgtttaacaaaaCAGCTGCTTCAAATGCTACTACAGTCAAAACCACAGGAACCAGCAGAACCTGCGCACAACCTAATGGAGCATGGCAGAACCTGCGCAAAACATAACGGAGGTTGATACGCaagcagatttaaaaggtatatgATGTTAAACGATATTACCTTACGGTAATAAAATATTAGATGTTTTAAGACAAAATCGTGATTATTGATTCACTGGTATGCTGTGGAAGATAGTGAATCTGCGGTAGGGTTCTGTTGgtctcgttcggggtgaacgagagcgggtTTAAGTGGTTTGTTGGcgtcgttcggggtgaacgagtgCTGGGTTATGggatttgttggcctcgttcgtggttaacgagagctgggttacggaGTTTGTTAGAACGGTTGGGAGTTACAGATCTTCcacaccctcactggagggtggtagtaggaccaatttcgtgattggtc
This genomic interval carries:
- the LOC137234926 gene encoding queuine tRNA-ribosyltransferase accessory subunit 2-like, with the translated sequence MKIRFVVKNASKSSARLGILIHTETNKQRRTPMLVQTTKGGSIPYLSSEVFGYITQEASTLLLSFSTIERMTESKLLYHSLLGSYVGYPDPDTLTMLIIRDPCEITPSGHNDKDIVPLFTIHGKETLDAKSYMKYMERWRPDIYQGLCDADTNLQGSKGRLVKSVEHNQKFMDICCELHKNSKVLRNNTLFVPIVGGYSTFARSDSIKHAKAKGDQHSFVGGYIFEGFHNYGLSATEVDTNQLITIMKHCLNELPIDKPKMLPGAYTPPVILELIALGVDILIQPSIGCGNIVPVTMGGRVFCICFALVGIPFTLTIIADWGRLFATAVSVMGNYMPKVPNFSNLIGKTWFYAILAVGFLGVYLSAGAWLLLLSEDDI